A stretch of DNA from Bacillus sp. FJAT-45350:
TTTTCGTTAGAAGATATTAAATTACTTCCCAAGGTACTTAGAGAAGCATTTCGCCGTGAAGACCATGACTTAGATCAGTTAATTGCAACATTTGTGGACCTTTCAGGGAGAGCTCGTCGTGAAGGTCTCCTTGCATTAGAGGCAGGAATAGAGGATGTAGAGGACCCTTTTATTCGCAAAGGGGTATTACTTGCGGTTGATGGAATTGAGCCAGACGTCATTAAGGATATCATGATGGCTGAAGTTGTGGCAATGGAAGAGCGTCACCGTAAAGGACGTACGATTATTATGAAGGCAGGGGAGTATGCTCCTGCATGGGGAATGATTGGTACATTAATTGGACTAGTATTAATGCTACAGAACCTAAATGATCCATCTACGTTAGGACCAAATATGGCAGTTGCACTTTTAACTACTTTATATGGAACAGTATTAGCAAACCTTGTCTTTATTCCAATGGCTTCAAAGCTTGAAAATAAAACAGAACAAGAAGTTTTCGTAAAACAAATTGTAGTTGAAGGTGTTATTGGAGTTCAATCAGGTCAAAACCCTAAAATACTAGAAGAAAAGCTAAGTGCCTTTGTTCCTAAGAATTCAAAAGCTAAAGGAAATGAAGAGGCGGAGGATGCTAATGTTGAAGCGTAAGCGACGTGAAGAGGAAAAAGGTGCACCGAAATGGATGGTAACCTTTTCTGATTTAATGACCTTAATCCTAGTATTCTTTATATTACTTTTTTCGATGTCTGTTGTAGATGCTGAGAAATTTAGGGCAATTGCAGAATCATTTAATCAACGTCAGGTACTAGATTTCATGCCATCAGCAATAGAATTTGAGGCCCCTGGAGACGATAGAGGAGACGAACGTAAGGACCCTTTTGATGATTCAGATGAAGGCTCGAATACTGATGATATGGATGAATTACTAGAAGAAGTACAGGAATTTTTAGAGACTAATGAAATGACAGAGTTAATTTCAGCCACACGGGATGACCGAGGAGTTGTGCTAGTTCTTCAGGAACGTACTCTGTTTGAGACCGCTGAAGCGGATTTATTAACAGATGCAAGACCATTTCTTGATAAGGTAGGCTCTTTATTATCGGCAATTCCAAATATGGTTAAAATAGAAGGGCATACAGATAGCCGTCCTATCTCTACATTTCGTTATCCGTCGAACTGGGAGTTATCAGGTGCCAGAGCAAGTAGTGTGATTCGTTATTTAACAACAAATCATAACCTAGATCCACAACGCTTTGTTGCAACTGGCTATGGTGATACAAGACCTGTAGTGCCTAATACAACAGTTGAAAACCTGCAGTTGAATAGAAGAGTTGTTCTAGTAATCTCTGATCCAACATATGAAGATGGAGAAACGTACTAGAAGTTGGTTATATAAAGGCATCTCTAGACAATCAAAGGGAGCTTAACCATACTACTCGTTGTATAAACTCTACTTATAAAAATCACTCTAAGAGGTTATACCACCTCTAGGGTGATTTTTGTTTTTAATGAACTTTCGGAAGGATGTTTTAAAATGAAAATAGGCATTATCGGTGCAATGAATGAAGAAATTGAGTTAATGAAGCAAGATTTAAAATTAAAACAAACAACTGTCACAACGAAAATTTCCTTTTACGAAGGGGTACTTGAGGGTAAGGAGGTTGTTTTATGTAAATCAGGAGTCGGCAAGGTTAATGCTGCAATTACTTCTCAAGTTTTAGTAAATAAGTTTCAGGTTGATTGTATTATTTTTACTGGTGTTGCTGGGGCCCTAGATCCGATACTTGAAATCGGTGATATTGTCATTTCAACAACTGCATTACAGCACGATATAGATGCTAGTCCACTTGGTTTTAAAAGAGGGGAAATTCCAATGTTTGAACATCCGTCAGTATTTGAGGCAGATACTACTCTCGTTTCTATTGCAGAGAAGGCAGCCTCCAAACTAGAAGGTGTATCATCAATAAAAGGTTGTATTGTTAGTGGGGACCAGTTTATTGCTAATGAAGAAACGGTAAAGGTGTTACATAGTGAGTTTGGAGGGAAATGTGTTGAAATGGAAGGCTCTGCTGTTGCACAGGTTGCGATGTTAAATGATATTCCATATGTTATTATTCGTTCAATGTCAGATAAAGCAAATGGTGAAGCAACTATGAGCTTTACAGAATTTACAGAAGTGGCTGCTAAGCAATCTTATCTTATTGTAAAAGAAATGGTTAAACACTTATAAATGGATAGAGGATGGGACAAAAGGTCAAAAACGGACCTTATGTCCCATCCTCTTTAGTTTATATAAACACATAGATTTATGATTGCGTTTTCATTTCTGTCCGGATATGGTACAGGGCCTTGTTTAGTGTTTTCTCGTTCTTTTCACTAATTTCTGTCTTTCTTGGAATAGGAGGATATATTCCGGGTGGGTCCTCCCACATCATAGGAAGCTCAACTCCAGCCTTTTCTTTCCATTTGTTGATCCATTCTTCTGGAAGTTTCCCCTGAGCTAAGTCTAACTTTTCAGTCATTTCAAGCCAAATCATAGACCAAGCTCTTGGAACGACTCTCCAAATGTCGTAACCTCCACCACCAACTGCTATCCACCGTCCATCGCAATATTCATGGGCAATCTCATGGGCTATTCGTGGGATTTCTCTAAATGTTTTAATTGTTGAGCACAAGTGTGTAAGTGGATCATAATAATGTGCATCTGCTCCATTTTGTGTGAGAATCACATCTGGTTTAAAAAATTCTACTACTTCACGAATGGAAGTTTCATAGGCTTCTAAGAAAGATTCATCCTCAGTAAAAGCATCTACTGGAACATTAATAGAAAAACCATATCCTTTGCCAGAGCCTTTTTCATTTACATTACCTGTTCCAGGAAAGAGGTAGCGACCTGTTTCGTGAATAGACAGTGTACAAACATCAGGGTCATCATAAAACGCCCATTGTACGCCATCACCATGATGTGCATCTGTATCAACATAAAGTACCTTTGCACCGTATTTCTGTCGCATATATTCAATTGCAATCGAGCTATCGTTGTAAATACAGAAGCCACTGGCTTTACCACGAAATCCGTGGTGTAAACCTCCACCTAGATTAATTGCGTGATCAGTTTTATTCTCCATTACTAAATCTACAGCTGTAAGTGTTCCGCCAACAAGCAATGCTGCTGCCTCATGCATATTTTTAAACATAGGTGTGTCATCAGTTCCAATACCGTAATTGTTAGCAATCCCGATGCTTAGTTTACCTTCGCCAGCTGTTTTAACTGCTTCAATAAAGGCTTTATCATGGATAAGAGCGATTTCCTCATCAGTAGCAACTCGAGGAGCCACTATTTGTGACTCTTCGATAGCTCCTATGGATGCTAATAAATCATATGTTAAATTTAAACGTTGGTGATTAAAGGGATGGTCATTGCTAAACCGATAAGACATTTGGTCTTGAGAGTAGACAAATTTAGGCTTATTACTCATCTGTCATCCCTGGCATATTGGGCCACAATACTTGATAGCCTTCCTTTTCAATTTCAGCAATGACTCCCATTGGATTAATTGTTTGAATACGGAAAACGAGAATTTTGTAGTTTGGATCTTTATGCTGATAGACAAGAACACTTGTAATGTTTGCTTTCTTCCTCTTAAAGATGGCAGCAATATCAGCTAATTTTCCTGTGATATTTTCTACTTTAATTTCAATATGTGAGCTAGGTTGGTGTGCCCCCATTAATTCTACAAGTGTGTGAAGAATATCAGTTTCTGTAATAATTCCAACTAGCTTGTCATCTTCAACTACTGGCAAACAACCAACATTATTATCATAAAAAATAGTTGCAACTTCTTCTACAAAATCAAGAGGGTGTGCTGTCAAGACGTTTTTAATCATAATAGTACTGACAGGCTTTAATAAATCTTCTTTATGCTCATCCGAGTGAAAAATTGATGGACTTGCATCGCGAATATCACGATCCGATATGATTCCAATTACATGATTCTCTTCATCTACAATAGGAATATGACGTATACGGTGTTTAGTTAAAACGTCTGATGCTTCTTTGATGGATGTGTCAGCGGATAGTGTTATTGTATCACTGTTCATAATTTCTTCGATTATCAATTTAACCTCTCTCCTTACATCCTTATAAAATAGAATTTGTTCAATAATTGCGACTGTAAGCCTTACTAGAGTAGGGAACTAGTAAAACTTGATAATCTTCCAGAGCGATTGCTCTGGAAGATTTAATACATAAATCTGTTTTGTAAGCGAAGTCTGTCAAAACGTTCGATTGAATCTTGATTAACTCGCTTACCAATTCTAACCATTAAGCAGTTAGCAGGATGGGAACTAATTTCAGGGTCATCTGTAGCATACCAAATAAGTCCGCCAGCATTCATCATTTTTTCCATAACTTTACGGTAATCCCAAACAGATAATCCACTACCTTTTAAATCCCAATGCCAGTAATATTCTGTTGTAATTATAATATAATCTTCTAATGCATCGTCCATAACAGAAAGTCTAAGTAGATTTTTACCTACTTGAATTCCTCTATATTGTGGAGATACTTCAATTGCACCGAGCTCAATTAGGTTTTCAATGTTCCCTTCTGACCATCTTTCCATTGGGTCAGGGTAGAGAAATGTTACGTAACCTACAATACGGTTACCATCTCGAACAATATTAATTCTACCCTCTGGTAAATCAGCAATTTCAATTAAGGCTTTTTTTTGTTCTTTCGGTCTGCGGAAGGCAACTAATCCTTCGTCATACTCTAGCTTTTCGATTTCTGCCCCTGTGACAGGGCCTTCCAGAATTATTGTTCGGTCTTCATAGGGTAATTCTTTCTTATAATAAGATTTATTGTGTTTCATTTGTAAATGTAATCCCCTTCTTAAAGTAAAGGTTTATTTTCAGTTTATTATACACTAGTTAGTGGGCCGATTTTAAAGTAAAATGAAAAGTACACAAAATTTTTTAATATTTTAAAAAGCAAGTATATAAGCCTTTTTCCAAGTTTTTTCATGTAAAATTAATACAAATTTAAATTTTAAATTGAAGAAATATTCTAAATATATTATAATGAGTTACGAAAAGAAATTACATAAGAGGGGAAGATGTGAAATGAATGTGCAAGCGCTTCCAACAGTAAACGGAGATTACAACTTAAAAAGTTATGATGAAATTGCTAAATCATTTGATTGGACTACTGTAGAAAAGGCTTTTTCTTGGAGTGAGACAGGGAAAATTAATTTGGCGTATGAAGCAATCGATCGTCATGCTGATTCTGAGAAAAAGGACAAGGTAGCCCTCTATTATAGTGACGCAACAAGAGATGAAAAATATACTTATCAACAAATGAAAGAAATGACAAACCGCGCAGGTAATGTACTTAAAGATGCTGGAGTAGTGAAAGGTGACCGTGTATTTATTTTCATGCCACGTTCTCCAGAGTTATACTTCTCTGTATTAGGTGCTATTAAATTAGGTGCTATTGTAGGGCCATTATTCGAAGCATTCATGGAAGGTGCTGTGCGCGACCGTCTAGAAGATAGTGAAGCTAAGGTATTAATTACGACTCCTGACCTATTAGAGCGTGTGCCAGTAGCTGACTTACCGAAACTAGAGAAGGTTCTAGTTATTGGAGAGAATGTGAAAGAAGAAGGACCTTACATTGATTATATGACAAAATTAAATACAGCAAGCCCTGAACTAGATATTACATGGGTTGAACGTGAAGATGGTTTAATTCTTCACTATACATCTGGCTCGACTGGTAAACCAAAAGGGGTATTGCATGTTCATAACGCAATGCTTCAACATTACCAAACGGCACAGTGGGTACTTGATCTTAAAGAAGATGATGTTTATTGGTGCACAGCTGACCCAGGTTGGGTAACTGGTACATCATATGGTATTTTCGGACCATTTTTATCAGGTATTACAAATGTAGTTCGTGGAGGACGTTTTAGCCCGACAGATTGGTATGAAACGTTACAGCGTTATAATGTAACTGTTTGGTATAGTGCGCCGACTGCATTCCGTATGTTAATGAGTGCTGGTGACGAGCTTGTTAAGGATTATGATTTATCATCATTACGCCATATCTTAAGTGTAGGTGAACCGCTTAACCCAGAAGTAGTTCGTTGGGGTAAAAAGGTATTTGATCTACGCATTCATGATACATGGTGGATGACTGAAACGGGCGCTCAGCTTATCTGTAACTATCCTTGTATGGAAATCAAACCAGGTTCAATGGGTAAACCAATTCCAGGAGTAGAAGCTGCTATCATTGATGATCAAGGGAATATTCTTCCTCCGAACAGAATGGGGAACCTTGCAATTAAGAAGGGCTGGCCTTCAATGATGAGAGCTGTATGGAACAACGCTGAAAAATACAATAGCTATTTTGAAATTGATGGTTGGTACGTTTCGGGTGATTCAGCGTACATGGATGAAGAAGGTTACTTCTGGTTCCAAGGACGTATCGATGATGTTATCATGACAGCTGGTGAGCGCGTTGGTCCATTTGAAGTTGAAAGTAAGCTTGTAGAGCATCCAGCAGTAGCTGAGGCTGGTGTAATTGGTAAGCCAGACCCAGTACGTGGTGAAATTATTAAGGCATTCGTAGCATTACGTGATGGTTATGAAGTTTCGGATGAGCTAAAAGAAGATATTCGTACCTTTGTTAAAAAAGGCTTAGCTGCACATGCTGCACCACGTGAGATCGAATTCCGTGATAAGCTACCAAAAACACGTAGTGGTAAAATTATGAGACGTGTATTAAAAGCTTGGGAATTAGACCTACCAACTGGTGACTTATCTACAATGGAAGACTAATAGAGTGAAATAAGAGGGTGTCCCAAGAGGTAAAATACAACCTTTGGGACACCCTTTTCGGTGTTTAGAGTTTAATTAAATACAAAAAAAGGCTGACAGTACCGGTACTGTCAGCCTTTTTGATACTGCTATGATTGATTATTTTCCCTATTACTATTTTCTGGCTTTTGGTCATCTTCTTTACGACCATTATCATTTTCATTCTTTTTTTCTTCTTTTTCTTTCTCATTTTCTTTTTCTTTTTCACCATTATTATTCTCTGGTAATTCTAATAAGTCGTCTTCTTCTGTTTTATCTTCATCATTATCTTCTTCGACAATCCAGCCTTGACCTTTTGCAGTTTGAGATGGGGCTGATTCTTTACCTGCCACATCAACTGCTGTTACATAATAGGCAAATCCGGCATTATTGACGTTGAAACTATAACTACCAGTACGTACACTTCCTACTAAGCTAAAACCTGAACTACCACTTGCAGTTCGATAAATACGATAGCCAACAATATCATTTTCATGATGCTTAGACCATGTAAGCTGTGAGCCTGAGAGTGCTACATTTGAAACTTGGTCTGGTTGTTTACCGTTTTCTTGTGCTAATCTATCTGGAATTACATTGTTCAATGACTCTGGTAAGTAGTCCTTTAGTTGATTTTCTTGAATATACTCTTCTTTGATTGCAACACCTGTATAAGTAAACTCATCAGGAGTTGAATCTAATGCTATATAAGGTTGTTCATTCAGAAGTACATACTTTACTCTAGTAAGACTATCGTCAATTTTTGTAGGTACAAATTGTGCATTGAATAAATCTGATCTAACTAGTCCTGCCTCTTGACATAAGTCAGAAGGAAGAAGTCCAGAGATACCACAAATTGAACGTCTAACTATTCCATTTGGCATTTCAAAATTACTTTGTGACGCAATTAATTCCGGGTTACTATCATAAGCAGAATTAATTAAGTTTGCCCATATTTGTTGAGTACGTTGACTGTAGCTTAATCCAGCAACACCTCGTTGTTGAATAGACTTAGGTGTGTCATATCCAATCCAAACACTCATCGTTACATTCGGATTTAAGCCAACAAACCAAGCGTCATGGAAATCATTTGAAGTTCCTGTTTTACCAGTCCAATCAGATTTGAACTTGATTCTACCAGGAAGGTAAGTCGCTGTACCACTACGTAATACATCTCTCATCATGTCGACCATTAAATATGCAGTTTGTGGAGAAAATACTTCAACTGGATTAATTTCATGTTGAAAAATAACTTCTCCTTCTTTTGTTTCAATTCTGTCTATCATGTAGGACTCAACAAAGTTTCCATCATTAGCGAACGTTGCGTATGCAGCTGTGTTTTGTTCAACTGTTACATCGTTTCTAGTTCTACCTAAAGATGCTGAAGGATATGGTTCTCCTTCCTCAAGGTTAAAGTTATATTTCAGAAGTGTTTCTCTTGCCTTTTCATGAGGAATCTTCAGTTGAGCTCTTACTGCAGGTACATTTCGAGAATACTTAAGCGCATCTCGAGCAGTTATCAAACCTCTATAGCTATTATCAAAGTTCCCAAAAGGTGTTCCATCTGGATATGTTGCAGGAGTATCAGGGATAATTGATGCTGGATGAATTGCCCCGATATCAATTGCAGCAGCATAGGATAAAATCGGTTTCATTGTTGAGCCGTTTGAGCGATAAGCTTGAGTAGCATGGTTTAATTCTTGTTCTTCAAAATTACGACCACCGACAAAGCTTATGATAGCACCTGTACGGTTTTCGATTAGAATGGCACCAACTTCTTCTTTTTCACCTTCACGATCAGGCCCAAAATAGCGGTCATCCTTAACGGTTTCCTGCATTGAATCATAAATTCCTTTATTGACAGTTGTATGAATTCGATACCCATTCCTTCTTAAATCACGTCTTGCTTGTTCACGATATTGTGTAAGTGTTGAAACTCTATCTTCACCTTCAAGTTCATCTACAATTACATTATCTTCTACCATCATTTGTTTTGCTAAAACTTCAGTTGCACGTCTTAACACTTCGTTTGTTAAATATGGATATTCTTCAATTGAACTAGGTGTTCTAGTGGTTAAGTTAGCTCTGATATCATAATCCAAAGCACTCTCGTATTCGGATTCAGTAATATAACCAGAATCTTTCATTCTACGTAAAACAGTTTTCATTCGGTTAATACCTGGGTCCAAGTTTTGTTTCACTTCACCATTACTTGTAAAAGGTGTATATCCAAAAGGGCTTTGTGGTAAACCAGCAATGTAAGCAGCTTGAGGAAGCGATAAATCTTTTGCATCAACTCCGAAAATTCCTTGCGCTGCAGACTGTACACCGGCAATATTTCGACGAGATGCATTACGTCCAAATGGTACAACATTTAAGTAGGCTTCTAATATCTCATCTTTATTAAAGAATGTTTCTAAACGCATTGCTAGAAGCATTTCTCTTGCTTTTCGGTCAAAGGAAACATCACTTGTCAATATTTGGTTTTTAACAAGTTGTTGTGTAAGTGTACTGCCTCCAGTTTGAACTGAGGAGTTAGCTACTTCTTGAAGTGTAGCTCTCATTATTGCTTTAGGAACTATTCCGTTATGCTCATAAAAGTATTCGTCCTCAGTAGCAATAATTGCTTGTACTAAATATTCACTTACATCTTCAAGCTTTACTTCTCTTCTTTCTAACTCATATGGAAGTTCTCCAAGATAGACATCGTTGGCAAAATAGATTTGACTCATTTCCTCATAGTCATAGATGTCTTTCTTCATTTCTTCATAAGGTCGTAATGGTTCATCTTTTACTAAGGATGCAAAAAAGCCTGCGCCAGCTCCACCAACAAAGAAGGTACCCATTAACCCAAGAACAACAAATACGAGTAATAAATTCCAGAATACTTGATATGTAATACCTAAACCTTTGAATATATTTTTTTCTTCTAGTTTGTCAGTCACGTTCTTAAGTTTCGCCCTAAATTCTTCAAGTTTATTTTTCATAAAGAACCTCCTAAAACATAGAAGTATTATAGCATATCATGTCGAAACATCCTATAACTAATCGGAATCTGTTTTAGGTGAATATTGACAATCATATAACGAATATGTTAAAAATATAACAATTGAAAAATATGCGAGGATAGGTACAAGTAATAAGCTTTTCCCTGTTTAAGAGAGCTAGTGGTTGCTGTGAACTAGTACAAAAAAGCTGTGAAATACAACCTGGAGCATTCTTTACGAAGATTGATTTATATTCAATTCGTAGTAAGGGACGGTCTTATACCGTTATCATATTGAGTGGAAGATAATAGTTCTTCAAGAAGGGTGGTACCGCGAGATTTCTCGTCCCTTTTTGGAGGGCTTTTTTTAATTTCCTCAAAGTAAACTAGCTAGATGAAATGAACAGATGGGATAAATATTTAACGGATTACTGGACCTAGTAAAAAATCAAAAAGCTTTATAAAGTTATAAAAAAAGGAGAGATAAACATGGAATTATTAAAAGATTTAGAATACCGTGGATTAATTAACCAAGTAACAGATGCTGATGGTCTTGAAAAGCAATTATCAGAAGGGCAAATGACTTTGTACTGTGGCTTCGATCCAACAGCAGATAGCTTACATATTGGGCATTTACTTACTGTATTAACATTACGTAGGTTCCAGCTTGCTGGTCATAAACCATTGGCTCTTGTCGGCGGTGCTACTGGGCTAATTGGGGACCCTAGTGGGAAAAAGGCAGAACGTACATTGAATGAGCAAGAAATCGTTCAATTATGGAGTGATCGTATCAAGGGACAGCTTTCTCAATTTTTAGATTTTGAAGGTGAAAGTGCAGCAAAGGCTGTTAATAACTTTGATTGGATTGGGAAGCTTGATATTATAACGTTCTTACGAGATGTTGGTAAAAACTTCGGATTAAATTACATGTTGGCAAAAGACTCTGTAGAATCAAGGATTACTTCAGGGATTTCATTTACGGAATTTAGCTATATGATTTTACAATCATATGACTTTCTTCACCTTTACGAAAATGAAAATTGCCGTTTACAAATAGGTGGAAGTGACCAGTGGGGGAATATTACGGCTGGTCTTGAATTAATTCGTAAATCAACAGAAGAAGAAGCAAAAGCATTTGGTTTTACAATTCCATTGGTAACCAAAAGTGATGGAACAAAGTTTGGAAAATCTGAGGGTGGCGCAATTTGGTTAGATGCTGAGAAAACAAGTCCGTATGAATTCTACCAGTTTTTAATCAATACTGATGACCGCGATGTCGTTAAGTTCTTAAAGTACTTTACTTTCTTAACTCCGGCTGAGATTGATGAGTTAGAAAAGGAATTGGAAACAGCACCAGAGAAGCGTACGGCACAAAAACGCTTAGCAGAAGAAGTAACAAAGTTGGTTCACGGTGAAGATTCACTTAAACAAGCGATTAGAATTTCAGGAGCTCTATTTAGTGGAGAGATTTCTTCACTATCGGCAGAAGAAATAAAACAAGGTTTTAAGGATGTTCCATCATATGAATGTAAAGAAGAAGAGATCAGTTTGTTAGATTTATTAATAGCATCAAAAATTGCTCCTTCTAAACGTCAAGGTCGTGAAGATATTCAAAACGGAGCGATTTACATTAATGGCGAACGTTGTATAGAATTAGATCGACAAATGACTTCGGAAGATCGTATCGAGGGTCAATTTACAATTATCAGAAGAGGGAAGAAGAAGTACTTCTTAATTAAATACTAACGATGCACCGTAAAGGTTAGTAAATATTATGTGCGAAGTCGTTGCTTTGTTTTGATGTCAAACGTCATGTGGTTTCTTGACGTTTGACGTGCAGTGAAAGAAGCGGTCTCCTTTAAATTACTACTATATTTGTTTTGAGTTAGTTTATTAAAGAATGGCATTTGCCGTTCTTTTTTTGTTACTTTAGAATATAAATAGTAAGTAAGAATATGATTAAAACGTGGATGTGAAAATAAAAGGTATAAAAAAAGATGCCCATAAAATGGACATCCTTGAATTGAAGATTAACGAGAGTAGAACTCGACGATTAATGCTTCAGTGATTTCAGCTGGAAGCTCAGAACGTTCTGGTAAACGAGAGAATGAACCTTCAAGCTTTTCAGCGTCGAATGTTACATAACCAGGTACGAAGTTGTTTACTTCGATTGCTTCTTTTACAGCAGAAAGATTTTTAGATTTTTCGCGTAAAGCGATTGCTTGACCAGGCTTAACACGGTATGAAGGGATGTCTACGCGACCTCCATCAACAGTTACGTGACCATGGTTTACAAGCTGACGAGCTGCACGACGAGTACGAGCTAGTCCCATACGGTAAACTAAGTTATCTAGGCGAGACTCAAGTAAAATCATGAAGTTTTCACCGTGGATACCAGGCATTTTACCAGCGTCATCAAAGATGCGGCGGAATTGACGCTCATTGATACCGAACATATGGCGAAGCTTTTGCTTCTCCTGTAATTGTAAACCGTATTCTGAGATTTTCTTACGTTGGTTCGGGCCGTGTTGACCTGGAACGTAAGGGCGTTTTTCTAATTCTTTTCCTGTTCCGCTTAATGAAATACCTAAGCGACGAGATAATTTCCAAGATGGACCTGTATAACGAGCCATGAATGACTCCTCCTTTGTTATTTTGATGTTGCAAAATAACAACCGTATGGCAATCTCTTTGACATGCTCATTTTGCTTTCATGCATCTTCGCTTCGACAGCTAGAAGTTACACGATGCACCTCATTTTTTGTAGCAGCCGATTAATGAGGAACAAAATGATAAGGGTACACATCAAGTTTACCTTGGCTGTCTCATTTCACACAAAAATCATTATATGATCGTAAGGTGTAGATGTCAAGTATTCCTGTATTGTCTAAGAAGAGAATTGTTCATAAGTATTTCTCTTTATTGGT
This window harbors:
- a CDS encoding transglycosylase domain-containing protein, with the protein product MKNKLEEFRAKLKNVTDKLEEKNIFKGLGITYQVFWNLLLVFVVLGLMGTFFVGGAGAGFFASLVKDEPLRPYEEMKKDIYDYEEMSQIYFANDVYLGELPYELERREVKLEDVSEYLVQAIIATEDEYFYEHNGIVPKAIMRATLQEVANSSVQTGGSTLTQQLVKNQILTSDVSFDRKAREMLLAMRLETFFNKDEILEAYLNVVPFGRNASRRNIAGVQSAAQGIFGVDAKDLSLPQAAYIAGLPQSPFGYTPFTSNGEVKQNLDPGINRMKTVLRRMKDSGYITESEYESALDYDIRANLTTRTPSSIEEYPYLTNEVLRRATEVLAKQMMVEDNVIVDELEGEDRVSTLTQYREQARRDLRRNGYRIHTTVNKGIYDSMQETVKDDRYFGPDREGEKEEVGAILIENRTGAIISFVGGRNFEEQELNHATQAYRSNGSTMKPILSYAAAIDIGAIHPASIIPDTPATYPDGTPFGNFDNSYRGLITARDALKYSRNVPAVRAQLKIPHEKARETLLKYNFNLEEGEPYPSASLGRTRNDVTVEQNTAAYATFANDGNFVESYMIDRIETKEGEVIFQHEINPVEVFSPQTAYLMVDMMRDVLRSGTATYLPGRIKFKSDWTGKTGTSNDFHDAWFVGLNPNVTMSVWIGYDTPKSIQQRGVAGLSYSQRTQQIWANLINSAYDSNPELIASQSNFEMPNGIVRRSICGISGLLPSDLCQEAGLVRSDLFNAQFVPTKIDDSLTRVKYVLLNEQPYIALDSTPDEFTYTGVAIKEEYIQENQLKDYLPESLNNVIPDRLAQENGKQPDQVSNVALSGSQLTWSKHHENDIVGYRIYRTASGSSGFSLVGSVRTGSYSFNVNNAGFAYYVTAVDVAGKESAPSQTAKGQGWIVEEDNDEDKTEEDDLLELPENNNGEKEKENEKEKEEKKNENDNGRKEDDQKPENSNRENNQS
- the tyrS gene encoding tyrosine--tRNA ligase, translating into MELLKDLEYRGLINQVTDADGLEKQLSEGQMTLYCGFDPTADSLHIGHLLTVLTLRRFQLAGHKPLALVGGATGLIGDPSGKKAERTLNEQEIVQLWSDRIKGQLSQFLDFEGESAAKAVNNFDWIGKLDIITFLRDVGKNFGLNYMLAKDSVESRITSGISFTEFSYMILQSYDFLHLYENENCRLQIGGSDQWGNITAGLELIRKSTEEEAKAFGFTIPLVTKSDGTKFGKSEGGAIWLDAEKTSPYEFYQFLINTDDRDVVKFLKYFTFLTPAEIDELEKELETAPEKRTAQKRLAEEVTKLVHGEDSLKQAIRISGALFSGEISSLSAEEIKQGFKDVPSYECKEEEISLLDLLIASKIAPSKRQGREDIQNGAIYINGERCIELDRQMTSEDRIEGQFTIIRRGKKKYFLIKY
- the rpsD gene encoding 30S ribosomal protein S4, producing the protein MARYTGPSWKLSRRLGISLSGTGKELEKRPYVPGQHGPNQRKKISEYGLQLQEKQKLRHMFGINERQFRRIFDDAGKMPGIHGENFMILLESRLDNLVYRMGLARTRRAARQLVNHGHVTVDGGRVDIPSYRVKPGQAIALREKSKNLSAVKEAIEVNNFVPGYVTFDAEKLEGSFSRLPERSELPAEITEALIVEFYSR